The Elgaria multicarinata webbii isolate HBS135686 ecotype San Diego chromosome 4, rElgMul1.1.pri, whole genome shotgun sequence genome contains a region encoding:
- the ZUP1 gene encoding zinc finger-containing ubiquitin peptidase 1 — protein sequence MELSVRARQGPRRIQGSPSAGARGPLPSPARESGQELYECPMCHLVCTDYPVLQEHVELHLEECSFLEVGRHLSDLELAQHLQNQEDRQRREEAVRQEREDFQKLQRQYGMDGSGGYKQQSLKNMEKEVAFGKMQPSEYHKRKADMMESLAFGIDDGKTKTSGITEALCQYYQNECKDIKHVWLSTGVDHFHCSLGDKGWGCGYRNFQILLSSLLRNSTYKDCLKDNASVPCIPKIQSSIENAWKEGFDPQGASHFNSRLQGTKAWIGACEIYSLLTSLRMKCQIIDFHQPTGPSGTHPRLFEWIQNYYSSDKENSAKVVCTSKPPIYLQHQGHSRTVIGIEERKNKALCLLIFDPGCPTQEMQKLLKGIDGNSLRLLRRFVGSLKHKQYQIVAIDGVLSMEEKAARRQASQHFTAQKIP from the exons ATGGAGTTATCGGTGAGAGCCCGGCAGGGGCCGCGGCGTATCCAAGGGAGCCCTTCCGCTGGTGCCCGGGGGCCGCTTCCTTCGCCTGCCCGCG AAAGCGGTCAGGAACTATATGAATGCCCAATGTGTCATCTTGTTTGTACTGATTACCCAGTTCTGCAGGAACATGTTGAACTGCACTTGGAGGAATGCAGCTTTTTAGAAG TAGGAAGACACTTGAGTGATCTAGAATTGGCACAGCATCTCCAGAATCAGGAAGACAGACAAAGAAGAGAAGAAGCAGTAAGACAAGAAAGAGAAGATTTCCAAAAGCTACAG agACAATATGGCATGGATGGCTCTGGAGGATACAAGCAGCAGTCACTGAAGAACATGGAAAAGGAAGTCGCTTTTGGAAAAATGCAACCATCTGAGTATCACAAGAGAAAAGCTGATATGATGGAATCTCTGGCTTTTGGCATTGATGATGGAAAGACAAAGACTTCAG gtatTACAGAAGCACTGTGCCAGTACTATCAAAATGAATGCAAAGACATAAAACATGTATGGCTTTCTACCGGAGTGGATCACTTCCATTGTTCTTTAGGAGATAAAGGCTGGGGTTGTGGCTATAGGAACTTTCAAATCCTGCTTTCTTCTCTCTTGAGAAACAGCACCTATAAAGACTGCTTGAAAG ATAATGCATCAGTTCCTTGTATTCCAAAAATTCAGTCATCAATTGAAAATGCCTGGAAAGAAGGCTTTGATCCCCAGGGAGCTTCTCACTTCAACAGCAGATTGCAGGGGACTAAGGCGTGGATAGGAGCCTGTGAAATTTATTCACTCTTAACTTCTCTCAGGATGAA GTGTCAAATCATTGACTTTCACCAGCCAACTGGCCCTTCAGGGACACACCCTCGTTTGTTTGAGTGGATACAAAACTATTACTCTTCAGACAAGGAAAACAGTGCAAAAGTTGTGTGCACCTCCAAGCCGCCAATCTACCTTCAGCACCAAG GACATAGTCGTACTGTTATTGGAatagaagaaaggaagaacaagGCTTTGTGTCTACTCATATTCGATCCAGGCTGCCCCACACAAGAAATGCAAAAGCTCTTAAAAGGCATTGATGGGAACAGTCTCAGATTGCTTCGAAGATTTGTGGGCAGCTTAAAACATAAACAGTACCAAATAGTGGCCATAGATGGTGTGCTGTCCATGGAGGAAAAAGCT GCTCGTAGGCAGGCTTCTCAGCACTTCACGGCTCAAAAGATCCCTTGA
- the DHRS1 gene encoding dehydrogenase/reductase SDR family member 1, producing the protein MAGLPKPLSGRVCVVTGASRGIGKGIALQLSEAGATVYITARHREALELAAAEVQGRGGKCVPVVCDSSREEEVAALFERVRQEQAGRLDVLVNNAFSGVNAITEEIGLPFWESSTSLWDQVNNAGLRGHYICAVYAAQLMVPAGQGLIVIISSPGGLRYMFDVPYGVGKAACDRLAMDCAVELRPFGVACVALWPGLVSTEKVKEQAGKDSTAAIFKDLKKRLDLMAETPEVSGKCVVGLASDPHVMRHSGKVLLSPDLAHLYQFKDVDGRDVFNYTSVRDILTEMMPKLSGLFRLIPRFITLPKWVLTLYSSKFSVYPPLMPGNVKSTKKS; encoded by the coding sequence ATGGCGGGTCTCCCCAAGCCTCTGTCCGGGCGGGTCTGCGTGGTGACCGGCGCCTCGCGGGGCATCGGCAAAGGCATCGCGCTGCAGCTGTCGGAGGCGGGCGCCACCGTGTACATCACGGCGCGGCATCGGGAAGCTCTGGAGCTGGCGGCGGCCGAGGTGCAAGGCCGCGGCGGGAAATGCGTGCCGGTGGTGTGCGACTCTTCCCGGGAAGAAGAAGTGGCGGCCCTGTTCGAGCGCGTCCGCCAGGAACAGGCCGGCCGCTTGGACGTCTTGGTCAACAACGCCTTCTCGGGGGTGAATGCCATCACCGAAGAGATCGGGTTGCCCTTCTGGGAGAGCTCAACCTCCCTCTGGGACCAGGTCAACAACGCAGGCCTGAGGGGCCACTACATCTGCGCGGTCTACGCTGCCCAACTCATGGTACCCGCCGGGCAAGGGCTCATCGTCATCATCTCCTCGCCTGGGGGGCTGCGATACATGTTCGACGTGCCCTACGGCGTGGGCAAGGCCGCCTGTGACCGCCTGGCCATGGACTGTGCCGTCGAATTACGTCCCTTCGGCGTGGCCTGCGTGGCACTGTGGCCCGGCCTCGTTAGCACTGAAAAAGTGAAAGAGCAAGCAGGGAAGGACTCCACCGCAGCAATATTCAAGGACCTAAAGAAGAGACTCGACCTTATGGCAGAGACCCCCGAAGTGAGCGGGAAGTGTGTAGTTGGCCTGGCCTCTGACCCCCATGTCATGCGTCACAGTGGTAAGGTTCTCCTCTCTCCAGACCTTGCCCACCTTTATCAATTCAAGGATGTGGATGGGAGAGATGTCTTCAACTATACTTCGGTTCGGGACATCCTTACAGAAATGATGCCCAAGCTGTCTGGCCTTTTCCGCCTCATTCCTCGGTTCATCACTTTACCTAAGTGGGTTCTTACCCTGTATTCTAGCAAGTTCAGTGTTTACCCACCCCTTATGCCAGGAAATGTTAAATCAACTAAAAAAAGCTAA